In Lycium barbarum isolate Lr01 chromosome 9, ASM1917538v2, whole genome shotgun sequence, the DNA window atttcaagaagtTGGATTGATACCCATTCACATTACTTTCCATTAGAACTGCAACCTTAGTCTCTtttaccaatagtttacattTTATAACAATAACTCTTAGAACTTAATGATCAAACTTCAAACCAATCATTATGATGTTCccctctcccttgaaatatagGCTAATAGTTGAGCGTTACACTTAACAAGTATATtttttcattgtattctctgtgggattcaaccccaaccttgttggttctatatttgacaatgacCACTTAGTCctaatattaaaggtgtaatttggacGTATTAGAAACCAAATTGAAAAAGTaacacagagagagagagagagagagagagagagagagagagagggagagattaaaaaggaaaaaagaagttGAAAAGGAAAGGTTGAGAGCATTGAAAAGGTAAGAGTGTTGGGAGGATAAtctatataatataaagttaggcatagacaagaTGATGTGACACCTCCATATGACCAGCAATTGCATTTATCTTTTTCGACATTTTTctcctctttttgttttttttttttttttttttttaaggttaaTTTCTACTTCCAACTAATGTATTATCAATAAAAGCCCAATTAAATACTGAAATCAAATGCAATAAAACCCTATTATATCTGAACAAGCCCACGTAGCATCCCCAATAAATTTGAACCAGCCCACGACCCCACATAGCATTCCCTTACTGCTAAATTAAGTTTGTAATAAAATACAATTAATACACTTAATACTCATTCCATTATTATTACTCAAATATACGTTAGTTTTCATTCCATGTTATGTtactaattctttttttttttttttttactaattctATTGGATACTATAAATACTAAAGCAAATGTTAGCCTCATAACATTCTTCCTTTTCAGgtgaaactcttttcacaagatatatctttctttcttttcttgttttttctCATTATTAGTTTTTTGGTTTTCCACAAttttaatctatatatatatatatatatatatatatatatatatatatatatatatatatatatatatatatataaaagcatgTCGTATTCATTTCTGCTTCAAAGGAATTCTTCTTTTTGAAGGGTAAGAAGTAGTCGTTATATAGAAAAAATTGACTGTTGTAATAAATTTCAAAATTAATTCACTGGTTATTTGTGATCTTTGGATATAAAATGGGGTCGTAGGAATTATGCATATTGGGGTATATAATGGTCCACCGTACCCCATTCGAATAGTCAAGTTATGTAATGGTGGCGCTTTATGTTTGTATCTACAACCTTTTTTATTTCGTTCTTTTAATTGTATCAGCATCTTTATTCCCTTTTTTATATTTTCCAGCCATTTGGTTTAAAGATGTCTTTGAAGACTCAAATATAATATTTCAGTTGGACTTTTTACTCTAGAGTTTCATGCAAGTCGATGCAGGTGATGCAAAACAGGATAGGGAAGTATGAATTATTTGCCTTACAAAGGCTAAAAGTTGTTTCATGGAGACAAATTGATTCCATACCCTATCAGAGATATACAAAAAGAAAACTATTTGGTGCGGTGAAAAAGGAGAGTGATAGGTTCAGTTCTTTGATTACTTTGAAAGTTCAAATGAAGCATATTATGGCTTTCTAATGTTAAATGTAAGTTTCTTTTGGGAGCAATATCTGGACATCGGGAAAGAAATTTATTTGTTCTTTTTGTGATAAAGAATAGAAGTTTATATGTAAGTCTAATTTGAGGATGTTGTTCCAGGGACAATTTCAGataattttatttctttctttttatcgCTTTATTCTCATAGAGTTGTGCTCAGAAAGTGTTTGTATTCTTGAATATGTATGAAACCATCTTCTATAAATTTGGTGAAACTTTTAGTACATTTTAATCAATAAATTATATGTGTGTACTTTAAAGATTATTGTGTCTTTCGATTTACAATTTAAATGGAGGGGTAAGCGTGATTGAGATCCTTTTGGTGATATCAATTATCAAAAGGATTACAATTTCACTAAATCTCTTATTAAGATGATGGAGCAGGCATGACTGTTTCagggtaaaaaggaaaaggaaGCGTTTGACACATGAGTTTGAATTTTGTTTATTGGaactattttttattattattactattattttaaaagaggaatagggtaaaaaaaaaaaatgataaagaaCCTTCTTAACTGATGAGAGATTCTACATCACTCTTAATTGCAATCTCATAAATGAATAGCCTATTTTCAGTTAcgaacaaaaaaaatattattcgCTTATTGTTTGTGATAATCTtgtattcttgaaattaaaagatTATATCAtagaaaatatatttaaaaattaattacgtACATAGAAAACTAATTTTGTGTTGAATTGTCGTTTTCAATATTTTAAAAACTAATTACGTACTCAAAAAATTAATCTGAGTACCAAGAGGGTGTCCATAGTACAATATCAACCATTTTTGGATAAGTTAATTGCTACATAGAATTAAGTCCTGGACTACTAGATACTTGTCCTATGCAGGAAGAGCTCAGCTCTTGAAGTCAGTGCTTTTCTCAATTCAAGTCTTCTGGGCTCAGGTTTTTTTTCTCCCTAAGAAAGTGATCAAGCTTATAGAGGCCACATTTAGATCATTTAAGTGGTCTCGGGGTGCAGAGATTCCCAAAAAGGCACTAGTAGCTTGGGAAAGAATATGTCAGCCTAAAACTGCTGGTGGTCTGAATGTGTTGGACATTACTGATTGGAACAGAGCTGCTATCAGTGAACTATTATGGAATATTTGCACTAAGAAGGACAAATCGTGGGTCAAATGGATCCATTGGTACTATGAAGGAGGTAGAAATATTCTCTTAGATGTGCTAAAACAGGCTATTCATGTCGGGACGTTCAACTACAGAAGCTATCCATCttatgagaaggttggtggagcagtatagggagaggaagagggacttacacatggtattcatcgacctagaaaaggcttatgacaaagttccaagacagatcctatggaaatgcttggaggctaaaagtgtacctgtggcgtacattagggtgatcaaggacatgtatgagggagccaaaactaaggtgaggacagtaggaggagactcagagcactttccagttgtgatggggttgcatcaaggatcagctcttagtccgtttttatttgccttggtgatggatggattgacatggcaaattcaaggtgaggtgccatggtgtatgcttttcgcagaCGACATATCCTGATTGActagactcgtagcggagttaacgctaagctggagtgttggagacatactctggagtctaaagggtttaagctgagtaggaccaagacagagtacttggagtgtaagttcagtgaagcacctcaggaggctgacttggaagtaaggcttggtacccaggccatccagaagaaaagtagtttcaagtaccttgggtctattgtgcaaggcagcggggagattgacgatgatgtcacacatcgtattggggcagggtggatgaaatggaggcttgcttccggagtgctatgtgacaagaaagtgccaccaaaacttaagggcaagttctacaaagtggtggttagaccgactatgctaTATGGGGCGGAGTATTGGcaagttaagatctctcacgttcaaaagatgaaagttgccgagatgagaatgttgagatggatgtgtggtcacaccaggagtgacaggattaggaatgaggatattcgggataaggtaggggtggcctcgatggaagacaagatgcgagaagcgagattgagatggtttgggcatgtgaagaggagagacacagatgccccagtgcggaggtgtgagaggttggccatggatggtttcagacgaggtaggggtaggccgaagaagtattggggagaggtaattagacacgacatggcgcaactacaacttaccgaggacattaccttagataggagggtttggaggacccaaattagggtagaaggctagtagatagtctcgttatccgttcttattagtagtcgcattattgcaatataatttcttgtgctccgatttctgttattatctgttatttcctgtgctttgattatcctgtgttatctgctccgatttctactattatctgttatttcctgtgctttgattatcctgtgttatctgtgtcgcttgcattatttcatttccatatcgctttgatctcttatccgaatcttttaaccttatctgacttctttttatgcatgtattgagccgagggtctttcggaaacagccgtcctaccttggtaggaataaggtctgcgtacactctaccctccccagaccccacgacgttagatttcactgggttgttgttgttgttgttgtgtcacgacccaactaggggggcCGCGAagagcacccagtgctagcccacccgggcaccctcttagcttactcttatgcttacatctaggtgagccacataatcatacatgcatttccattcattcgtcaactagtcccattgaaCGACATTActattatatcataattggcgtctatgccacatcaatgtacatgggctaacgtggccgacaaaatgacatacaacatataggccgacaaggccaaacatatctataCATaaatacacgtgactacgagcctctaaagagagtatgacataacacatgagcgggacaggaccccgctatgcccataaatatgtacacaaaagaatgagtacccaaaagctaaggctccgaaggaagtggagctctgctatgtattctctgaataagcagctatggatcaaggttgtctccctgtgcacctgcgggcatgacgcagcgtccacaaacaaaaggacgtcagtacgaggaatgtactgagtatgtaaagcatgatcaacatcgatatatataagcataatgaacaacatatgaaatatcataggaggggagacaataatatcatcgtcatagcacttacctgcctttcgtagggactttccatttttcatacgtatttgcacacctacgtcatcatccgtatttcataatagtactcgtaccatacttgtgctcatattcgtatacatatccttattcgtattcatatacatagtcttatcacattcatattcatgtcatatacatagtcatttcatatacgtagcatttacgtagcatacccgacctcataggatcggtgtttcatacatagcatttacatagcatacccgacctcataggatcggtgtttcatatacatgcttggccaaccaaggctcaaggttactcatacctagccctaccaaggcttcagggttatccgtaccatctgcagaggtgtgcgcgcgtttcgtaatcgtatacatactttatacatattcatatacatatattctacccgtcgtataagctcggggtttcattatagcccttcataggcacatataagtataatagcccgtaggcacctttagcatcattattattatcattatcattactatcatcatcattatcgttacttctatatcataggcttactcgtcgtatgaggtgcgtagtacaatcgtagtacatatcaaggatcgtgagcttatgagctcggaatatcaattaTTTGAaggcaacatactcatatagaggatttaagaaattggccaagaaccatgccttaagaaagaagggttagccttacataccttgtcgtcgaattattctacacttgcacgtccccttccaatgctagcgttcataccttcattaatatcataacaatggccattagtcgttcacattatccacattccttaaCTTGCTTCTACTTCACCCATACTCATGGTCATAAcgcccaacttcgtccattcgtctaaagtgtctagttcataatcttaataccatttataacacattcatatcacaacgcaACAACactcatgattcaattcaaactattcctcaaaatgtcactattcatcattcataacccattttaccatattttctacaatccatgtattttaattctccaataccttaaacatcatgtaaatatcatgaatcttaccttagaagttgtaggaacaagctttggttgataatactcctccttgagcaaaaccctagtttttctccatttggatttcttgacttggatgatctttgatgatttccttacccttgattcacttgtcttaatgttgttgatgacttataatccttgaaaacttggataataaatgtagagagaggttttagagagaagtggtgtaatgttgtaatgaaataaaacaagtgttgggtctcttatttaatgacttgcaaatcTGTGCagaagtgaacagtggtcgtaaactgagtttacgaccacgtattccattttacggttcgtccatcgcggtcgtctttaaccttttcaaaaaccagaaGCTTGgactgcttgcatggtgatttacgaccatggtttacgggtcgtaaatcactttacggtccgtattccaggtcgtattataccatttctcgactggcagaaaCTTGAagctttgcatggcagtttacgacctgctagtttacggaccgtataccaatttacgttCCGTCCTAGCACTCTACGAAAACagggcagttgcaaatctgcaacttcccataattcttagacttctcattttaatcacccacgtccatgcacatgcattgctcaccttatatctcatcttaacttagccaactttctcatcttacgtcggattcctttgaaatctcgcctaaggtcatcaaacgtcatttcttacttatggaacaTCATGCACTCGTACtaatcactagttcattcacttgcgtactaacagaaaattttccgaggtgtaacattctttcccccttaagaacattcgtcctcgaatgttaaagtcttcggggaatctataaaaatttcgccagagtttcccctatcatatggcgctaccatcctgccacaacgacccataatatcgatgccacacagggctacaacacaatataatgaaaatttggccacacacgacccaaaagcataaaaggaaaacatgcataccttatgatcttgacgtctcatcttggacttcttccaagggctcaaataaatgtgggtatttggatcgcatactctcttctgtttcccatgtcatttctcTCGTttgctgcttctccatagaaccttaactgaggccacttctttgtttctaagcctccgtacttgcctatctaatatggcaatgggtatttcttcgtaggacaacttttctgtcacttgaacatcatttactgggacgatcctcgtaggatctccgacacaatttcgaagcatcgagacgtggaatactggatggaccggctccaactcgggaggtagatctagctcataggccaccttgcctattttgcgcacaatctcatatggcccaatataccagggactaactttcccctttttgccaaatctcataacgctcTTCATTGGCGAccctttcaagaacacccaatctttcacttcgaactctaagtctcttcgacgattatccgcataggatttttgacgactttgggctgttaacaaccgatcttgtatgagcttaactttctctatagcttgctggaccaagtctggcctaTCAATCTagtttctccagtttcaaaccatccaattggggatctacactttcgcccatatagagcttcatacggtgccatctgaatgctggaatgatagccattattgtaagcaaattcaatgagtggcaaatgatcatcccaatttcatccaaagtctatcatacatgcccgtaacatatcctcaagagtctgaatagtacgttcagcttgcccatcggtctgtagatgaaatgtcgtgctaaggcgcacttgggtccctagaccctcttggaaagacttccaaaatttgtgataaactgagtccctctatcggagataatagatactggaacaccatggagcctcactatccctttaaggtaaagccttgcataatcttctgccacataggtcgttctgaccggtaagaaatgagctgactttgtgagtctatccacaatcacccatatataatcatacttacgtcgagaacgaggcaaacctgaaatgaagtccatgttaatcacttcccactcccaagttgggatttctatatcttgcaacaatccacctggattgtggtgctcaattttcacttgttgacaattaggacattgagctacaaattccgctatatctttcttcatcccattccaccaatatatagacttaatgtcgtgatacatcttcgtcgctccggggtgaacggagtaacgagagcaatgagcttctctcaaaatctggtggcgtagacttgccacatcagggacacatattctgcctcggcatcggaggactccgtctcctgaaatatcaaatgctgactcctccttctgagggagcgtATCTCTGAGCTGCATTAGTATGGGATCCTCATGCTGTCGGCCTTTCACTTCTTCTaccagcgacgagactgctgaatcatgaatactaactccgctgctacctgagtccattactcggacccctaggctagctaattgttggagctcgcgggccatttctctcttttctggtcgtacatcacctggtttcattggcgacgcatcaACACTTGCAAGTGGCATAAtcattcttgcgtgattcgtgtacatacgtttctatacatatacaggtatcgacatccgtattcatattcgtaatcgtactcatttacccgtCGTATCAATAGTCATGTTCATATGcatgtcatgtacatattcttattcgtaatcatatcatacacatatcctttacataccccttgagttatttactcatcaatgtcacatggttcaaggtcttcgtaaATGATTTCCCTTACAGTGTCAGATGCTTGCTCGATTCAGGTTCTTTTATTTACtcgttattagactcatttctacataactctcattctttattttagagtctatatttgtcacaccttggagtctatcatttcaatctctacacttatattctctttactcgcttccctcTGGGTTTTACCTGTAACGTCGCCTTTGTTGTTCAGGACCCAagcctcatgcgcaactaatattccttatgcctcatactcttttactcttgtctTGCACTCCACgttggtttcaaaaccaatcgtAATCATATGGCGTTTGTCCTTGGCGATAGCTTTATTCTATCATTTTACTGCCGTACAGTAAgcttcataactcatgatcaacttttcttttcaactgttacttcatatactctactcgttctaacttggtataggatattcggaggagatgcatcttcctttagcCATAACACAATTTCTTCTTAAGCATACGTatttcgcatatttccttttccctctattctcattcttattcctctacataccttcctcctcaatttattttgttttctcccgttttataatcaatccttgattcttcgcacgaggaaccttattctcaacttagcaccgctttgtcctttagaatatactgcctctgtacaattcattcttcgacagtcttggtcttttacatccagctaaagataccacttgtactcttgattataccaatcacccaCTACTACGACGTTGGCATATCACCTTTCTCTAATTTCCTTTTCAAGTTAACTTCCCCTTTTTTTTTCGTCATTGCTTACTATCATTTCTTGTCAGtgaagaacctctatgctggGCTTTCCTTtagcaaggtcttataagctttctcatctactgctatAGGGCTCACTTGTTGgtttcatacttgcattcactccttattcatatagaacatgtcacatctttagtcgtttccttgctatactttacttactctaTATCCCAGTTCTCGCTATGTCTTCATTATATCCTGATAATAATCAACTCTATAAGTGACACTTCTtggtctcattcgcaagcctgttCGTAGAATAATATAAACCTTACGAAGTATgtatactcaacctgttactcctTCTAATCGGCCCTCTTACACTTTACCATGTAAGTCATTTCACCACTGTATTCACATTcactataacccttcatattcgtatctctgtcTCCGGGCGCTATTACTTTATTTtcctaataaacttatcgtaattTACTCGTGCTTATACATTCAATCGCTACTCCAGCATCGCACTTTATTAAAGTTACACTTTctcctccatgtcatgttttagtgctaccAACCCCCTttgtttactctagcatttctctttaccgtatcaatatcgctctcatcactgccattactatcaattcaatactaTCTAACTCGACTCCTGTAGTcattaatgatactcctaacttagtcgcattctgccattactcttttgcacatcatattatcccgttaggacatattgcaagcttatatcttatctcttttagattctagaaaaatttcggcagagtttcctctgtatttcttactatctcaaaacctgctcgcagcaaataccaacaatgcctcacagggccaatatatatatatatatatatatatatatatatatacgacatatctcagccacacagggctcccactttcaagtaaaagcacaaggacgtcaaaacttacctcatatattgcacttcgaggtgtacctgatcctgtagcgatctgccctgttacctcttcctatttctctttcatccttcagcttttcatttcaatcatatctcgacattcttactttattcgacgcaTATCTCTGTTCTAATTCAtccaatttgcttagttctcaacttatagctgaacttatcatcaaaagacacatttaatcaattcctctatcatatgaacaccgACTTACTTTCACAacaataaattcatcatcatagtattacatattacgataacgtagcctcaacagAGGGGCTTACCCCCGTAGCTTTcattgtcatcaatcactttcttctaacATTACCAACCTtccgctgcaatcaggggttagtataaggaatctcatttcctatggcttagctctatcgcactatcttagagatgaaagaaggtcattcattcctaaaatttccgcagcttcctgtttataagtgtggcgcgcaacacacccataaccaagactctactagacacggctcgtagacacaccctaggactgaacctggctctgataccacttttgtcacgacccaactaggggggccgcgacgagcacccggtgctagcccacccgggcaccctcttagcttactcttatgcttacatctaggtgagccacataatcatacatgcatttccattcattcgtcaactagtcccattgaaCGACATTActattatatcataattggcgtctatgccacatcaatgtacatgggccaacgtggccgacaaaattgttgacacccaattttgtccctcctttatttaattttattcactcgggctgctaaatttactgacgagctaaatactttattttcactattctattttttttttacaagcattactttatcacaaattttaaatgttcgtcattgtttcattttcgggtttggaatcgttaaattaattacaatacAACACTttataaaatctttatttttctacatattaattattaatttgtctttacatagtatatattgtactagttattaaattagaagcccaagaataattaaaatagaggaTGAAGGgtcaacaatttcagccaaataaatggcccaaattatcagcccatactctaattaattcaaccaaCCCACATTCTACACAAAACAATTCAGCCCACATTATTTCCCTACCGAGCCCATTACCTAATTCTACCCGGTCCAACCCAAAAACTACCTGACCCATCCCACCTATTTCTTCTAAACCTAACCCTAACCCCTTTCCCCTTCTCTTTTCCCTCTTCTTCTTTTCCGCCTCCCtcatctctctttctttctttttccccTTTCCTCCGCCTCATCTCCCTCGTCTCACTCACCCCACTACCGCCactcctcttcccttttccccacacACGCTCCGCTGTCCCCCCACGCTTGTCCCCCACTC includes these proteins:
- the LOC132612165 gene encoding uncharacterized protein LOC132612165: MAAQERCLENITEKNEAKQAKDEGKHDLQFAGRAQLLKSVLFSIQVFWAQVFFLPKKVIKLIEATFRSFKWSRGAEIPKKALVAWERICQPKTAGGLNVLDITDWNRAAISELLWNICTKKDKSWVKWIHWYYEGGRNILLDVLKQAIHVGTFNYRSYPSYEKTRSGVNAKLECWRHTLESKGFKLSRTKTEYLECKFSEAPQEADLEVRLGTQAIQKKSSFKYLGSIVQGSGEIDDDVTHRIGAGWMKWRLASGVLCDKKVPPKLKGKFYKVVVRPTMLYGAEYWQVKISHVQKMKVAEMRMLRWMCGHTRSDRIRNEDIRDKVGVASMEDKMREARLRWFGHVKRRDTDAPVRRCERLAMDGFRRGGSGLGGRQDARSEIEMVWACEEERHRCPSAEV